The following are encoded in a window of Coregonus clupeaformis isolate EN_2021a chromosome 34, ASM2061545v1, whole genome shotgun sequence genomic DNA:
- the top1mt gene encoding DNA topoisomerase I, mitochondrial isoform X2: MNKYSNVFANLIYQSVKCNRSWSVVYSLRFYRTSVKINVKHEPKARWEEGNINNGNKWTTLEHKGPLFPPEYEPLPNSVSFFYNGNPVKLSLAAEEVATFYAKMLDHEYTTKSSFQENFFTDWREEMTAEEREQIQKLSKCDFTHINKYFLEKSEEKKAMTKEQKQVLKEENNKLMEEYGFCVLDGHREKIGNFRVEPPGLFRGRGEHPKMGKLKKRIQPEEITINCSKGSNIPVAPTGHRWRKVQHDDTVTWLASWVENVQGNFKYVMLNPSSKLKGEKDWQKYEVARKLKLKVETIRRLYREDWKNREMKTRQRGVALYFIDKLALRAGNEKEESETADTVGCCSLRVEHITLHQEKGGQEFMVEFDFLGKDSIRYYNEVPVEGRVFKNLKLFMENKEPEDDLFDRINTTYLNKHLNQSMPGLTAKVFRTFNASTTLQEQLNKLTTADMSLEEKLLSYNRANRAVAILCNHQRAAPKTFEKSMQNLQDKIAQKQQQLDVAKKELKGAKKEHKKGGTERTRRLVEKKESVVKRLEEQLKKLQLQMTDREENKVIALGTSKLNYLDPRISVAWCRKFNVPIEKIYNKTQRDKFAWAIDMTEEDFQF, translated from the exons ATGAACAAATACAGCAATGTTTTTGCCAACTTGATATATCAGTCGGTGAAATGTAATAGAAGTTGGTCTGTGGTTTACTCATTACGGTTTTACCGAACTTCTGTAAAGATTAACGTTAAGCATGAGCCCAAAGCCAG GTGGGAGGAAGGTAATATCAACAACGGGAACAAATGGACCACGTTGGAACACAAAGGTCCACTTTTCCCACCAGAATACGAACCATTACCCAATAGCGTGTCTTTCTTTTACAATG GGAACCCTGTAAAACTGAGTTTGGCTGCTGAGGAAGTAGCCACGTTTTACGCCAAGATGCTGGACCACGAATACACAACCAAGAGTTCCTTCCAGGAGAACTTCTTCACCGACTGGAGAGAG GAAAtgacagcagaggagagggaaCAGATCCAGAAGTTGTCGAAGTGTGATTTCACACATATCAACAAGTACTTCCTGGAGAAGTCTGAGGAGAAGAAGGCAATGACTAAAGAACAGAAACAG GTCCTGAAAGAGGAGAACAACAAGCTGATGGAGGAGTACGGCTTCTGTGTGCTGGACGGTCACCGGGAGAAGATTGGGAACTTCCGTGTGGAGCCTCCGGGGCTGTTCCGTGGCCGGGGAGAACACCCCAAGATGGGCAAACTGAAGAAGAGGATCCAGCCAGAGGAAATCACCATCAACTGCAGCAA AGGCTCCAATATTCCGGTGGCCCCTACCGGCCACAGGTGGAGGAAGGTGCAGCATGACGACACAGTGACCTGGCTGGCCTCCTGGGTGGAGAACGTCCAGGGCAACTTCAAGTACGTCATGCTCAACCCCAGCTCCAAACTCAAG GGGGAGAAGGACTGGCAGAAGTACGAGGTGGCTCGTAAACTCAAGCTGAAGGTGGAGACCATCAGGAGGCTGTACCGTGAGGACTGGAAGAACCGAGAGATGAAGACCAGGCAGAGAGGAGTGGCTCTCTACTTCATAGACAAG CTGGCCCTGCGAGCGGGGAATGAGAAGGAGGAGAGTGAGACAGCGGACACGGTGGGCTGCTGCTCTCTGAGAGTTGAACACATCACCCTGCACCAGGAGAAGGGGGGCCAGGAGTTCATGGTGGAGTTTGACTTCCTGGGCAAAGACTCAATCCGCTACTACAACGAGGTGCCTGTGGAGGGCAGG GTTTTCAAGAACCTGAAGTtgttcatggaaaacaaggagcCTGAGGATGACCTGTTTGATAGAATAAAC ACCACCTACTTGAACAAGCACTTGAACCAGTCCATGCCGGGGCTGACAGCCAAAGTGTTCAGAACCTTCAATGCCTCCACCACTCTGCAAGAGCAACTCAACAAGCTCACCACTG CTGACATGAGTCTGGAGGAGAAACTGCTGTCCTATAACCGAGCCAACAGAGCTGTGGCCATTCTCTGTAACCACCAGAGGGCAGCACCCAAGACCTTTGAGAAATCAATGCAAAACTTGCAGGACAAG ATTGCCCAGAAACAGCAACAGTTAGATGTGGCCAAGAAGGAGCTGAAAGGAGCCAAAAAAGAACACAAGAAGGGAGGAACTGAGAGGACCAGGAG GCTTGTTGAGAAGAAGGAGTCTGTGGTGAAGAGGCTGGAGGAACAGCTAAAGAAACTCCAGCTGCAGATGACTGACCGAGAGGAGAACAAGGTCATCGCTCTGGGCACGTCCAAACTCAACTACCTGGACCCCAGGATATCAGTGGCCTG GTGTAGGAAGTTCAATGTGCCAATTGAGAAGATCTACAACAAAACCCAAAGAGACAAGTTTGCTTGGGCCATTGATATGACTGAAGAAGATTTTCAGTTTTGA
- the top1mt gene encoding DNA topoisomerase I, mitochondrial isoform X1, whose product MKLEDNEGHGGAKTSSRKRTASQSKRDESLTDRKRSKDGEKETESKHKAKHSSSKQPRKPLQEPKITSSGSLKAASDNDHAAVETKGVDVDPSPPSGKNAIDLNNNISAKDTESDERKVTKMEIQEVDLFAPIEHSDTERSYKKSKKSGDSQKDDNHKHKSRRRKKGHHGTDKEKNPEQREAGEISANRSDGNSKKRKRKDSCESDVLPTGDSKKETGVKKENAKKEREKKDIGSKDKKTTDENKRKKNPEGKEESKKKKKKNDGDEDGKTKRGERKEGVNSKWKWWEEGNINNGNKWTTLEHKGPLFPPEYEPLPNSVSFFYNGNPVKLSLAAEEVATFYAKMLDHEYTTKSSFQENFFTDWREEMTAEEREQIQKLSKCDFTHINKYFLEKSEEKKAMTKEQKQVLKEENNKLMEEYGFCVLDGHREKIGNFRVEPPGLFRGRGEHPKMGKLKKRIQPEEITINCSKGSNIPVAPTGHRWRKVQHDDTVTWLASWVENVQGNFKYVMLNPSSKLKGEKDWQKYEVARKLKLKVETIRRLYREDWKNREMKTRQRGVALYFIDKLALRAGNEKEESETADTVGCCSLRVEHITLHQEKGGQEFMVEFDFLGKDSIRYYNEVPVEGRVFKNLKLFMENKEPEDDLFDRINTTYLNKHLNQSMPGLTAKVFRTFNASTTLQEQLNKLTTADMSLEEKLLSYNRANRAVAILCNHQRAAPKTFEKSMQNLQDKIAQKQQQLDVAKKELKGAKKEHKKGGTERTRRLVEKKESVVKRLEEQLKKLQLQMTDREENKVIALGTSKLNYLDPRISVAWCRKFNVPIEKIYNKTQRDKFAWAIDMTEEDFQF is encoded by the exons ATGAAACTGGAAGACAATGAAGGGCATGGAGGAGCCAAAACATCCAGCAGGAAAAGAACAGCATCACAATCTAAGAGGGATGAGAGCCTAACAGACAG GAAGAGGAGTAAGGATGGGGAAAAGGAAACCGAGTCGAAGCACAAG GCGAAGCACTCCAGTTCTAAACAACCTCGTAAACCTCTGCAGGAGCCGAAGATCACAAG TTCTGGGAGTTTAAAAGCTGCCTCGGACAACGACCATGCAGCTGTGGAGACCAAAGGTGTAGACGTG GATCCATCACCACCTTCTGGAAAGAA tgCCATTGACTTAAACAACAATATCTCTGCCAAGGACACGGAATCAGATGAGAGGAAAGTGACCAAGATGGAGATACAGGAAGTTGACTTGTTCGCACCAATCGAGCATTCAGATACGGAGAG GTCTTACAAAAAATCCAAGAAAAGTGGGGATTCACAAAAAGATGACAATCACAAG CACAAATCTAGACGTAGAAAAAAGGGACACCACGGGACGGACAAGGAGAAAAACCCTGAGCAGAGAGAAGCTGGTGAAATATCAGCTAACAG GTCCGATGGCAACTCTAAAAAGAGGAAGCGCAAAGATTCATGTGAAAGTGATGTTCTACCGACAGGTGACAGTAAAAAAGAAACTGGCGTGAAAAAGGAGAATGCCAAGAAAGAAAGGGAGAAGAAAGATATAGGTAGTAAAGACAAAAAGACAACCGATGAAAATAAACGTAAAAAGAATCCAGAAGGAAAAGAGGAatctaagaagaagaagaaaaaaaatgatgGAGATGAGGATGGGAAGACCAAGAGGGGTGAAAGGAAAGAAGGGGTGAACAGTAAATGGAAATG GTGGGAGGAAGGTAATATCAACAACGGGAACAAATGGACCACGTTGGAACACAAAGGTCCACTTTTCCCACCAGAATACGAACCATTACCCAATAGCGTGTCTTTCTTTTACAATG GGAACCCTGTAAAACTGAGTTTGGCTGCTGAGGAAGTAGCCACGTTTTACGCCAAGATGCTGGACCACGAATACACAACCAAGAGTTCCTTCCAGGAGAACTTCTTCACCGACTGGAGAGAG GAAAtgacagcagaggagagggaaCAGATCCAGAAGTTGTCGAAGTGTGATTTCACACATATCAACAAGTACTTCCTGGAGAAGTCTGAGGAGAAGAAGGCAATGACTAAAGAACAGAAACAG GTCCTGAAAGAGGAGAACAACAAGCTGATGGAGGAGTACGGCTTCTGTGTGCTGGACGGTCACCGGGAGAAGATTGGGAACTTCCGTGTGGAGCCTCCGGGGCTGTTCCGTGGCCGGGGAGAACACCCCAAGATGGGCAAACTGAAGAAGAGGATCCAGCCAGAGGAAATCACCATCAACTGCAGCAA AGGCTCCAATATTCCGGTGGCCCCTACCGGCCACAGGTGGAGGAAGGTGCAGCATGACGACACAGTGACCTGGCTGGCCTCCTGGGTGGAGAACGTCCAGGGCAACTTCAAGTACGTCATGCTCAACCCCAGCTCCAAACTCAAG GGGGAGAAGGACTGGCAGAAGTACGAGGTGGCTCGTAAACTCAAGCTGAAGGTGGAGACCATCAGGAGGCTGTACCGTGAGGACTGGAAGAACCGAGAGATGAAGACCAGGCAGAGAGGAGTGGCTCTCTACTTCATAGACAAG CTGGCCCTGCGAGCGGGGAATGAGAAGGAGGAGAGTGAGACAGCGGACACGGTGGGCTGCTGCTCTCTGAGAGTTGAACACATCACCCTGCACCAGGAGAAGGGGGGCCAGGAGTTCATGGTGGAGTTTGACTTCCTGGGCAAAGACTCAATCCGCTACTACAACGAGGTGCCTGTGGAGGGCAGG GTTTTCAAGAACCTGAAGTtgttcatggaaaacaaggagcCTGAGGATGACCTGTTTGATAGAATAAAC ACCACCTACTTGAACAAGCACTTGAACCAGTCCATGCCGGGGCTGACAGCCAAAGTGTTCAGAACCTTCAATGCCTCCACCACTCTGCAAGAGCAACTCAACAAGCTCACCACTG CTGACATGAGTCTGGAGGAGAAACTGCTGTCCTATAACCGAGCCAACAGAGCTGTGGCCATTCTCTGTAACCACCAGAGGGCAGCACCCAAGACCTTTGAGAAATCAATGCAAAACTTGCAGGACAAG ATTGCCCAGAAACAGCAACAGTTAGATGTGGCCAAGAAGGAGCTGAAAGGAGCCAAAAAAGAACACAAGAAGGGAGGAACTGAGAGGACCAGGAG GCTTGTTGAGAAGAAGGAGTCTGTGGTGAAGAGGCTGGAGGAACAGCTAAAGAAACTCCAGCTGCAGATGACTGACCGAGAGGAGAACAAGGTCATCGCTCTGGGCACGTCCAAACTCAACTACCTGGACCCCAGGATATCAGTGGCCTG GTGTAGGAAGTTCAATGTGCCAATTGAGAAGATCTACAACAAAACCCAAAGAGACAAGTTTGCTTGGGCCATTGATATGACTGAAGAAGATTTTCAGTTTTGA